The stretch of DNA GCGGAACACTATATTGGTGTTTTTACCGATATTTCCGATCAGCGCTCTGCAGAAGCAGAAGCAAAAAGACTGGCCCATCAGGATGCTTTAACGGGAGTGGCCAACCGTTACGCTTATTATACGCGAATGGCTTCTGTGATAGAAACTTCTCAAACATACAATCAAAAATTAGCTGTATTTTTACTTGATTTGGATCGTTTCAAACAAATTAACGATACGTTCGGTCAAAAAGCGGGAGACGAGCTGCTGATGGATTTAACCAGCCGCCTGAAACGGCTGCTTGGCAATAAAGATATGATCGCCAGGCTCGGGGGAGATGAATTTTCTCTTACACTGACCCATCTCCATCACGAACGCGAGGCTTTTCAGCTGGCGGAAGCAGTAATTTCCTCTTTTTCGGCTCCTTTTCATATTGCAGGGCAGGATATTTATATCTCAACGAGTATGGGCATCAGTTTTTTTCCTGAAGACGGCCATGACGTGGAAACGTTAATTCGGCATGCAGACAAAGCCATGGACCATTCTAAACAAACAGGGCGGAACCGTTTTTCGGTTTACCGTGAAGAGATGAACGAGGAAACGAAAGAAGCCCTGACCATGGAAATGGAGCTGCGCCGTGCCATTGAGCGAAATGAACTGATGCTTCATTATCAGCCGCAGGTTGATGCAGTTTTTAAAAAAGCAGCGGGTGCAGAAGCGCTGCTTCGATGGCATAATAAGCATTATGGTTATGTGCCGCCTGCTGTTTTTATTCCGCTGGCAGAGAAAACCGGCCTGATTATTCCAATTGGAAAATGGATTATAAGGCAGGTATGCCGTGATTTACATACATTGAGCCGACATGGGTTTACCGATTTACCAATTGCGGTAAATATATCGGCTTTGCAATTTTTACAGGATGGATTTGTGGAAACCGTCCAAGCTATTTTATATGAAGAAAATATTCTGCCGGAGCGTCTCGAACTGGAGTTAACAGAAAGTACCGTTATGCCAGACGCACAGTCTTCCATCCAAAAGCTGGACCAGTTAAAAGGGCTCGGCTTCCGGTTATCTATTGATGATTTTGGGACAGGGTATTCGTCGCTCAGTTATTTGCGCCGATTTCCTATTGACCAGCTGAAAATCGACCGAAGCTTTATTCAGCTGATGGATGAAGACGAGGATGATGCTTCGATTGTGGAAGCCATTATTACGATGGCGCATCGCCTTCATTTGAAGGTT from Domibacillus sp. DTU_2020_1001157_1_SI_ALB_TIR_016 encodes:
- a CDS encoding putative bifunctional diguanylate cyclase/phosphodiesterase, with protein sequence MKDYPKQINELIVNYIREGVMVTDKTGVILFVNPAFQVVTGYKAEEVIGKQPSFLQSGLHNRPFYEQMWKTITQKGQWSGEIWNRRRNGELYPEWLTILAVHDDQGKAEHYIGVFTDISDQRSAEAEAKRLAHQDALTGVANRYAYYTRMASVIETSQTYNQKLAVFLLDLDRFKQINDTFGQKAGDELLMDLTSRLKRLLGNKDMIARLGGDEFSLTLTHLHHEREAFQLAEAVISSFSAPFHIAGQDIYISTSMGISFFPEDGHDVETLIRHADKAMDHSKQTGRNRFSVYREEMNEETKEALTMEMELRRAIERNELMLHYQPQVDAVFKKAAGAEALLRWHNKHYGYVPPAVFIPLAEKTGLIIPIGKWIIRQVCRDLHTLSRHGFTDLPIAVNISALQFLQDGFVETVQAILYEENILPERLELELTESTVMPDAQSSIQKLDQLKGLGFRLSIDDFGTGYSSLSYLRRFPIDQLKIDRSFIQLMDEDEDDASIVEAIITMAHRLHLKVVAEGVENERQFRLLQEESCDIVQGYFYSKPISLSELITFLQNDWPK